The following proteins come from a genomic window of Sesamum indicum cultivar Zhongzhi No. 13 linkage group LG10, S_indicum_v1.0, whole genome shotgun sequence:
- the LOC105172484 gene encoding endoglucanase 25-like, translating to MSMYGRDPWGGSLEIAADSATDDDRSRNLQDYDRAALSRPLDETQQSWLLGPGEQKKKKYVDLGCIIVSRKIFVWTVGTILAAGFLAGFVTLIVKTVPRHHHRPPPPDNYTLALNKALMFFNAQRSGKLPKHNNVSWRGNSCLNDGKSDSSTLFKDLTGGYYDAGDAIKFNFPQSFAMTMLSWSVIEYSAKYEAAGELNHVKDIIKWGTDYFLKTFNSTADTIDRIVAQVGKGDTTGGSDPNDHYCWMRPEDIDYDRPVTECHSCSDLAAEMAAALASASIVFKDNKVYSQKLVHGAKTLFKFSRDQRGRYSSGNEAAIFYNSTSYWDEFVWGATWLYYATGNSSYLQLATTPGLAKHAGAFWGGPYYGVLSWDNKLAGAQVLLSRLRLFLSPGYPYEEILTTFHNQTSIFMCSFLPYYTSFNRTRGGMIQLNHGAPQPLQYVVNAAFLATLFSDYMKAADTPGWYCGPHFYSADVLREFAQTQMNYILGKNPRKMSYVVGFGNHYPKRVHHRGASVPKNKVKYNCKGGWKWRDTSKPNPNTIVGAMVAGPDRHDGFHDVRTNYNYTEPTLAGNAGLVAALVALSGDTSMTIDKNTIFSAVPPMFPTPPPPPAPWKP from the exons ATGAGTATGTATGGTAGAGATCCGTGGGGAGGGTCGCTGGAGATCGCGGCTGACTCCGCCACCGACGACGACAGGAGTAGGAACCTGCAGGACTACGACAGGGCGGCGCTGTCTCGGCCGCTGGACGAGACGCAGCAGAGCTGGCTGCTCGGCCCCGGGgagcagaagaagaagaagtatGTGGATCTGGGCTGCATTATTGTCAGCAGAAAGATCTTTGTCTGGAC TGTGGGGACTATTCTGGCTGCCGGGTTCTTGGCGGGGTTTGTTACATTGATCGTTAAGACGGTGCCACGCCACCACCACCGCCCGCCGCCAccggataattatactctggCGCTGAACAAGGCCCTCATGTTCTTCAATGCGCAGCGCT CTGGAAAACTACCAAAACACAATAACGTCTCATGGAGGGGAAACTCATGTTTAAATGACGGGAAGTCTGATTCTTCAACTCTGTTTAAAGATCTGACTGGTGGCTATTACGATGCCGGAGATGCAATCAAGTTCAACTTCCCACAATCTTTTGCCATGACTATGTTGAGTTGGAGCGTTATAGAATATAGTGCAAAGTATGAAGCAGCTGGAGAGCTTAACCATGTCAAAGATATTATCAAGTGGGGTACTGATTACTTCCTCAAGACGTTCAATTCCACTGCTGATACGATAGATCGAATTGTGGCCCAG GTCGGCAAAGGGGATACCACAGGAGGGTCTGACCCCAATGACCACTACTGTTGGATGCGGCCGGAGGACATTGATTATGATAGACCTGTTACTGAATGTCATAGTTGTTCAGATCTTGCTGCTGAGATGGCTGCTGCTTTGGCTTCTGCATCAATTGTTTTCAAGGACAACAAGGTCTATTCACAAAAGCTTGTACATGGTGCCAAGACTCTCTTTAAATTTTCTAGGGATCAGCGTGGCAGATACAGTTCGGGTAATGAGGCTGCAATTTTCTATAATTCCACGAGTTATTGGGATGAGTTTGTGTGGGGTGCAACTTGGCTTTATTATGCTACGGGGAATTCTAGCTACCTTCAGCTGGCTACAACTCCTGGTCTTGCCAAACATGCCGGTGCTTTTTGGGGAGGCCCTTACTATGGTGTACTAAGCTGGGACAATAAGCTTGCTGGAGCTCAA GTGCTCCTGAGTCGTCTAAGATTATTCCTCAGTCCTGGCTATCCTTACGAAGAAATATTGACTACATTTCACAACCAGACCAGCATATTCATGTGCTCGTTCCTACCATACTATACATCATTTAACCGAACAAGAG GAGGCATGATCCAGTTGAATCACGGAGCACCTCAGCCTCTTCAGTATGTAGTCAATGCAGCTTTCCTGGCTACGCTGTTTAGTGATTACATGAAAGCTGCCGACACACCTGGGTGGTACTGTGGGCCCCATTTCTACTCGGCCGATGTCCTCCGTGAATTTGCACAGACTCAG ATGAATTACATCCTCGGTAAAAATCCTAGAAAGATGAGTTATGTCGTCGGTTTTGGTAATCACTACCCAAAACGTGTCCACCATCGAGGTGCATCGGTTCCTAAGAACAAGGTCAAGTATAACTGCAAGGGAGGATGGAAGTGGAGGGACACATCAAAGCCAAATCCCAACACTATTGTTGGAGCCATGGTTGCTGGCCCCGACAGGCACGATGGTTTCCACGATGTGCGTACAAACTACAACTACACAGAACCCACTCTTGCCGGCAACGCTGGGCTTGTTGCGGCTCTTGTTGCTCTATCTGGCGACACAAGCATGACGATTGACAAGAACACAATCTTCTCAGCCGTACCGCCCATGTTCCCTACGCCACCACCTCCACCAGCTCCTTGGAAGCCATGA
- the LOC105172485 gene encoding glutathione S-transferase 2-like encodes MASGGGEASKKLKLYSYWRSSCSCRVRIALNLKGLDYEYIAINLLKGENKTPEFLKLNPLGYVPVLVDGDITVADSFAILLYLEEKYPQHPLLPQNIQKKALHYQAANIVYASIQPYQNIPIIGYIKEKLGPDEMLAWCQHHIRKGFTALEKLLENHAGKYATGDEPFLADLFLAPQIDGAVRRFNLDMNEFPLLSKINESYNEHPAFQDAMPGKQPDTPPEARVD; translated from the exons ATG GCAAGTGGCGGTGGTGAGGCGTCAAAGAAGCTGAAACTCTATTCCTACTGGCGGAGTTCTTGCTCTTGCCGCGTTCGAATTGCTCTCAATCTGAAAG GGTTGGACTATGAGTACATAGCCATCAACTTGCTTAAAGGAGAAAACAAAACTCCTG AGTTTTTGAAGCTTAATCCGCTTGGATACGTACCTGTGCTTGTGGATGGTGATATCACTGTTGCAGACTCTTTTGCTATCTTATTG TATTTAGAAGAGAAGTATCCTCAACACCCATTGTTGCCTCAGAATATTCAGAAAAAAGCCTTGCATTATCAG GCAGCAAATATTGTGTATGCAAGCATACAGCCTTATCAGAATATACCTATCATA GGATATATCAAGGAAAAACTTGGTCCTGATGAGATGCTTGCTTGGTGTCAACATCATATACGAAAAGGATTTACTG CTCTGGAGAAGCTATTGGAAAACCATGCTGGCAAGTATGCTACCGGAGATGAACCTTTCCTG GCTGATCTATTTTTGGCACCTCAGATTGATGGCGCAGTCAGAAGATTCAATCTTGACATG AATGAATTTCCCCTCCTGTCCAAGATTAACGAATCATACAACGAGCATCCTGCTTTTCAAGATGCTATGCCTGGAAAGCAGCCTGATACACCACCTGAGGCAAGGGTTGACTGA